The following are from one region of the Alkalimarinus sediminis genome:
- a CDS encoding sodium-dependent transporter, whose translation MLGKHESIHGSWNSQLTFVLAATGAVVGLANLWKFPYLAGLHGGSFVIAYALCLLLVGVPIAMAEVALGRQGRKSPISSVNSLVVKAGSSRAWKSIGFLSVLSGFLILALYSVVGGMALAYVFSSAFGEFAGGGPAEVVDVLRRLQSSPSYFSSWHTLFLLLVVVVLARGVNRGLERAARILLPLMVVLIAILLLFSLQNGEMAKGFDYIFTMRKLTPQAWLDALGHAFFTLGIGAGAMMVYGAYMPGRAKIGRLMLIVALLDLVVAIAAGLVIFPILFAGNLEPIAGFGLLFHSMPLAYSPMDGGQIISVIFFVLITFAAWSSAIAVMEPAVAWCVEKFNVNRRFATLVVAVAAWGVGVAAILSFSNWQNFQIAGITIFNGLDIVTSRLLLPLGGLLIAIYVGWIVNKELIGVQFANYQPWFFSLWRLILRWFAPIAVVTIFIANLFELGEDLCKKESWAYCAAFKSGSEQPMLNDASLNAPPGEARASVTVQ comes from the coding sequence ATGCTCGGTAAACACGAATCCATTCATGGTTCTTGGAATAGTCAGCTAACGTTTGTGTTAGCTGCAACGGGAGCTGTTGTTGGATTGGCCAACTTATGGAAGTTTCCTTATCTAGCAGGTTTGCACGGCGGAAGCTTTGTGATTGCTTATGCGCTCTGTCTTTTGTTGGTAGGTGTGCCTATTGCAATGGCAGAGGTGGCATTGGGTAGGCAGGGGCGTAAAAGCCCAATTTCTAGTGTTAACTCATTGGTGGTTAAGGCTGGCTCGTCGCGAGCCTGGAAAAGCATCGGTTTTCTCTCGGTGTTATCTGGTTTCTTAATCTTGGCATTGTATTCGGTCGTTGGGGGGATGGCGCTTGCTTACGTATTCTCCTCTGCATTTGGCGAATTTGCTGGCGGCGGACCTGCTGAGGTGGTGGATGTTCTTCGCCGTCTTCAATCTTCACCTAGTTACTTCTCCTCTTGGCATACGCTGTTTCTATTGTTAGTCGTTGTGGTTTTGGCGCGAGGGGTCAATCGAGGTTTAGAGCGTGCGGCCAGAATTTTGCTGCCATTGATGGTGGTGTTGATTGCTATACTGCTGCTCTTTTCTCTGCAAAATGGTGAGATGGCTAAAGGCTTTGATTATATTTTTACGATGAGAAAGTTGACTCCTCAGGCCTGGTTAGACGCATTGGGGCATGCGTTTTTTACTTTGGGTATTGGTGCCGGTGCGATGATGGTTTATGGCGCATATATGCCTGGCCGAGCAAAGATTGGTCGGTTGATGCTTATTGTTGCGCTATTAGATTTGGTGGTTGCGATTGCTGCCGGTTTAGTTATTTTTCCTATTTTGTTTGCGGGTAACCTAGAGCCTATTGCCGGTTTTGGACTGCTCTTTCATTCTATGCCGCTTGCATACAGCCCCATGGATGGTGGTCAAATTATAAGCGTGATATTTTTTGTGTTGATTACGTTTGCTGCTTGGAGTTCTGCAATAGCTGTGATGGAACCTGCAGTCGCATGGTGCGTTGAAAAATTCAATGTTAACCGTCGTTTTGCTACCTTGGTGGTGGCGGTTGCGGCATGGGGTGTTGGCGTAGCGGCTATTTTGTCGTTCAGTAATTGGCAAAATTTTCAGATTGCCGGAATCACTATTTTTAATGGGCTCGATATCGTTACATCCCGACTCTTATTGCCATTAGGCGGTTTGTTGATTGCTATTTATGTAGGCTGGATTGTTAATAAAGAGTTGATTGGAGTTCAATTTGCGAACTATCAGCCTTGGTTTTTTAGCTTGTGGCGACTGATTTTACGGTGGTTTGCTCCAATTGCTGTAGTGACTATTTTTATTGCAAATTTATTTGAGCTGGGTGAAGACTTGTGTAAAAAAGAGTCTTGGGCATACTGTGCTGCCTTTAAATCAGGGTCAGAGCAACCAATGCTCAATGACGCAAGTTTAAATGCGCCGCCAGGTGAGGCCCGTGCTTCTGTGACAGTTCAATGA
- the smpB gene encoding SsrA-binding protein SmpB, which produces MAKKKKSSLGSGTIAQNKKARHDYHIEEKFEAGLVLTGWEVKSLRAGKGQLTDAFVMIKNGEAWLHGAHFTPLTTASTHVIAEPTRTRKLLLNKKQISKIATKINQTGRSCVALALYWSGNLVKCEIALVTGKKQHDKRASEKEKDWNREKQRTMQKRL; this is translated from the coding sequence ATGGCAAAAAAGAAAAAGAGTAGTCTCGGCAGCGGAACCATTGCCCAAAACAAAAAAGCTCGCCACGATTATCACATTGAAGAGAAGTTTGAAGCGGGTTTGGTGCTCACAGGCTGGGAAGTAAAAAGTCTACGAGCAGGCAAAGGCCAGCTAACTGACGCCTTCGTAATGATTAAAAATGGAGAGGCATGGCTACATGGGGCGCATTTTACACCGCTGACTACAGCTTCCACTCATGTTATTGCCGAACCGACCCGAACGCGTAAGCTGCTTTTAAACAAGAAACAGATTAGCAAAATCGCGACTAAAATAAACCAGACTGGTCGTAGCTGTGTAGCGCTAGCATTATACTGGAGCGGTAATTTAGTGAAATGCGAAATCGCTCTGGTAACGGGTAAGAAGCAACATGACAAACGAGCATCTGAGAAAGAAAAAGACTGGAACCGCGAAAAACAGCGCACGATGCAAAAACGCTTATAA
- a CDS encoding integrase domain-containing protein, with translation MARKTTSLTNTEVDKAKPREKEYNLSDGEGLMLRVKPTGSKLWLFNYTRPFTKKRANISFGTYPELSLANARKKRTEARELLAEDIDPKEHRDEQTRNSVRANSNTLKHVFLLQLEVKKTEVSADHAHDILRSFELHLLPKLGSTPIGKLDAPTVIDVLKPIAAKSPETVKRLCHRMNEVMIYALNTGLADHNPLSGIKHAFEKPIKKHMPTISPEQLPTLMKTLTTASISLTTRCLIEWQLHTMVRPSEAAGARWDEIDTESALWVIPAERMKMKEQHIVPLTPQTMALLDVIRPSNNRSPYVFAGARNINKPTNSSTANVALKRMGYHKELVAHGLRSLASTILNNKGINGDLIEACLAHKGKDEVRNAYNKADYLELRREVMKEWSAHIEKAAEGNLSLGSK, from the coding sequence ATGGCTCGTAAAACAACCAGTTTAACCAACACAGAAGTCGACAAGGCTAAGCCCAGAGAAAAAGAATATAACCTTTCAGACGGCGAAGGCTTGATGCTTAGAGTTAAGCCTACAGGCTCCAAGCTATGGCTATTCAACTACACTCGGCCTTTCACTAAAAAGCGAGCAAACATTAGTTTCGGCACCTATCCTGAATTATCTTTAGCAAATGCACGCAAGAAACGAACAGAAGCAAGAGAGTTACTTGCTGAAGATATTGACCCCAAAGAACATAGAGACGAACAAACAAGGAATTCAGTAAGGGCCAACAGCAATACTCTAAAGCATGTTTTTCTCCTTCAACTCGAAGTTAAAAAAACAGAAGTAAGCGCTGATCATGCACACGATATTTTGCGCTCATTTGAACTTCACCTTCTACCTAAGCTCGGCAGCACTCCTATTGGTAAATTGGATGCCCCTACTGTTATCGATGTTCTTAAGCCTATTGCAGCAAAAAGCCCTGAAACTGTAAAACGCCTTTGTCATCGTATGAACGAGGTTATGATTTACGCTCTGAATACAGGCCTGGCAGATCACAACCCACTCTCAGGAATTAAGCACGCCTTTGAAAAACCCATAAAGAAACACATGCCGACCATTTCACCAGAGCAGCTTCCCACTTTAATGAAAACACTAACCACAGCAAGTATCAGCCTGACTACTCGCTGCTTGATTGAGTGGCAACTACATACAATGGTTAGACCAAGTGAAGCGGCAGGAGCGCGGTGGGATGAGATCGACACTGAGTCAGCTCTGTGGGTTATCCCTGCTGAAAGAATGAAAATGAAAGAACAGCATATTGTTCCATTAACACCTCAAACTATGGCTTTGCTGGATGTAATACGTCCCTCAAACAACCGTTCACCGTACGTGTTCGCAGGTGCAAGAAACATTAACAAACCAACCAATAGTAGCACTGCTAACGTAGCATTAAAACGTATGGGCTACCATAAAGAACTAGTAGCTCATGGTTTAAGATCTCTAGCCAGCACCATATTAAACAACAAAGGAATAAACGGAGACTTAATTGAAGCTTGTTTAGCGCATAAGGGTAAAGATGAGGTGAGAAATGCCTATAACAAAGCTGATTATTTAGAATTGCGCAGAGAGGTGATGAAGGAATGGAGTGCTCATATAGAAAAAGCAGCTGAAGGGAACTTGAGTTTAGGCAGTAAGTAG
- a CDS encoding KTSC domain-containing protein — MERVPVDSSNLVSVGYDEEASILEIEFNNGVYQYFEVPAHVYEELINSGSKGSYLYQNIKGIYSYEQI, encoded by the coding sequence ATGGAAAGAGTTCCTGTAGATTCAAGCAACCTCGTTTCAGTTGGATATGATGAGGAAGCGTCAATACTTGAAATCGAGTTTAATAACGGTGTTTATCAGTACTTTGAAGTGCCGGCTCATGTGTATGAAGAACTTATAAATTCGGGTTCAAAAGGTTCATACTTGTATCAAAATATAAAGGGTATTTATAGTTATGAGCAAATATAA
- a CDS encoding ATP-binding protein, protein MNNTPTYLGKITSVSGSSVNVELTPKVRSGLLIIEGKTHRIGQVGSFVRIPQGYNHLFGVISETNESSANEDDNQQFNEKRTIRVELVGESIGYDFERGISQFPSISEEVHLVTEDDLKRIYGSQKDGQVIIGKLSSSDSINVSVDLDSLVNRHSAILGSTGSGKSTSVASLIRAIITAHEKQISLPSARIVLFDIHGEYASALGDIATTFSITPTKVEENFYIPYWCVSPYSLCDFLCGQNEGLNNKFNELVLLEKKTYAEKHIKLGIDPAKVTSMTPLPFRLKKIWYDLVHYDNVNYEDKEKTTPSFEDKGDAAQLIAPRFKPPGPSSNPPHKGSNQVWRKQLEQMRSRLLDSQYSFLLTPGDWAPDINNEIKKDLPELISSWLSNGRPITILDLSGMPSSRLELLLGSVVDVLFESAIWGRYLNEGMNKKPLLLIMEEAHRYLSSENNGLAKIMVRRIAKEGRKFGVGSMLISQRPSEIDETILSQCGTLFSLRINNATDRARVKSAMADGLSGIIDALPILRTGEAIVTGEAAKLPMRFKFRIPQDGQFPDSKDPKVAESWSKESKPSDFKSLVNCWRLQDTKP, encoded by the coding sequence ATGAATAATACCCCAACTTATTTAGGAAAAATAACTTCTGTATCAGGCTCCTCAGTAAATGTTGAGTTAACACCTAAAGTTAGGTCTGGGCTACTTATAATCGAAGGCAAGACTCACAGAATTGGGCAAGTTGGTAGTTTTGTCCGCATACCACAAGGTTATAACCATTTATTTGGCGTGATATCAGAAACTAATGAATCCTCTGCTAATGAAGATGACAATCAACAATTTAATGAGAAAAGAACAATAAGAGTTGAGCTTGTAGGAGAATCCATTGGTTATGATTTCGAAAGAGGTATAAGTCAGTTTCCATCAATTTCTGAAGAAGTACATTTAGTCACTGAAGATGACCTAAAAAGAATTTATGGATCTCAAAAAGACGGGCAAGTAATAATTGGTAAACTATCAAGCTCTGATAGCATCAATGTTAGTGTTGACTTAGATAGTCTAGTAAACAGGCATTCTGCTATTCTTGGCTCTACGGGATCAGGGAAATCAACTAGCGTTGCAAGCCTTATAAGGGCAATAATCACTGCACACGAAAAGCAAATATCATTGCCTTCAGCCAGAATAGTTTTGTTCGATATCCACGGCGAGTATGCTTCTGCACTTGGAGATATTGCTACTACGTTCTCTATTACACCAACCAAAGTTGAAGAAAACTTCTATATTCCATATTGGTGTGTTTCACCCTATAGCTTGTGCGATTTTTTATGTGGGCAAAATGAAGGGTTAAACAATAAGTTCAATGAGTTAGTTCTCTTAGAAAAAAAGACCTATGCAGAAAAGCACATTAAGCTTGGGATTGATCCCGCAAAAGTTACATCAATGACCCCGTTACCATTCAGACTAAAAAAAATATGGTACGACTTAGTCCACTATGACAACGTCAATTATGAAGATAAGGAAAAGACAACTCCTTCATTTGAAGATAAAGGTGATGCTGCTCAGCTTATTGCCCCAAGATTTAAACCTCCTGGGCCATCAAGCAACCCTCCACACAAGGGAAGCAATCAAGTTTGGCGGAAGCAACTGGAGCAAATGCGCTCAAGGCTTTTAGATAGTCAATATTCCTTTCTACTAACCCCTGGTGATTGGGCTCCAGACATAAATAACGAAATAAAAAAAGATTTACCTGAACTAATTAGCTCTTGGTTAAGCAATGGTAGGCCCATTACAATCCTCGATTTGTCCGGAATGCCATCTTCTCGCTTAGAATTACTACTCGGCTCAGTAGTAGATGTATTATTTGAATCGGCTATATGGGGGCGTTATTTAAATGAAGGTATGAACAAAAAACCTTTACTCCTTATTATGGAAGAGGCGCATCGTTATCTTTCGAGTGAAAATAATGGGCTAGCAAAAATCATGGTTCGTCGAATCGCTAAAGAAGGCCGGAAATTTGGAGTTGGTTCTATGTTGATTAGCCAGCGACCTTCGGAAATTGACGAAACGATACTATCTCAATGCGGGACTTTATTTTCATTGAGAATAAATAACGCTACCGATAGAGCAAGAGTTAAATCGGCAATGGCTGATGGCTTATCAGGAATTATTGATGCTTTGCCAATATTAAGGACTGGTGAAGCTATAGTTACTGGTGAGGCTGCAAAGTTACCTATGAGATTCAAATTCAGAATACCCCAAGATGGTCAGTTCCCTGATAGTAAAGACCCCAAGGTCGCTGAAAGTTGGTCAAAGGAAAGTAAACCATCAGACTTCAAGTCCCTAGTTAACTGCTGGCGTTTACAAGATACTAAACCTTAG
- a CDS encoding SIR2 family protein, with protein MTTTVHNPDQYMYDFQHVLTHSKKKIGILLGAGAPVSINIGGSGKWEPLIPDIAGLTKIVKSKLDDKKDIYAFNELEKTLSNSNIELILSRVRSLAEVIGEAEVHGLNAEGFNELSAKICKTIKEVVDKSLPDGENPYSHLISWINGINRDYAVEIFTTNYDLLLEEAMEKARTPYFDGFSGSKAAFFDPSSISSNDMPPRWIRLWKLHGSINWSKNFSNEVVRGDGASEGTMVYPSHIKYDQTQSAPFSSLFDRLKNFLLEPDSLLLTTGFSFADAHITAKLDECLSENKSAAIFAFQFKNLSDEAFATKAAIRRSNLSVYCKDGAVINGVEAKWKIGEEPSKNWKLIRAEYWEDDQFHLGDFVKFSKFLANSGGGKSSSTVSPPQNEGEQNE; from the coding sequence ATGACTACAACAGTGCATAATCCAGATCAGTACATGTATGATTTTCAACATGTATTAACTCACAGTAAAAAGAAAATTGGCATTTTACTTGGTGCTGGCGCTCCAGTGAGTATCAATATAGGGGGTTCTGGGAAGTGGGAACCACTTATTCCTGATATAGCGGGCCTTACTAAAATAGTAAAAAGCAAATTAGATGATAAAAAAGATATTTACGCGTTCAATGAGCTGGAAAAAACATTATCAAATAGCAATATTGAGCTAATTCTTTCACGAGTAAGGTCACTTGCTGAAGTTATTGGAGAAGCCGAAGTTCACGGCCTAAATGCCGAAGGGTTTAATGAACTTTCAGCAAAAATCTGTAAAACGATAAAAGAAGTTGTAGATAAATCATTGCCTGACGGAGAGAATCCATACTCTCATTTAATCTCTTGGATTAATGGCATTAACCGTGACTATGCCGTAGAAATTTTCACAACCAATTATGACTTACTATTAGAAGAGGCAATGGAAAAAGCAAGAACCCCCTATTTTGATGGTTTTTCTGGTTCTAAAGCTGCCTTTTTTGATCCATCTAGCATTTCGAGTAATGACATGCCTCCTAGATGGATACGTCTGTGGAAATTACATGGATCTATTAATTGGTCTAAAAACTTTAGCAATGAAGTTGTTCGTGGTGATGGGGCAAGCGAAGGCACAATGGTGTACCCTTCTCATATTAAATATGACCAAACTCAATCTGCACCCTTTTCATCCCTCTTCGATAGACTAAAGAATTTTCTTCTTGAACCCGACAGCCTATTGCTAACAACTGGCTTTTCATTCGCAGATGCACACATAACAGCAAAACTGGACGAATGCCTTTCAGAAAATAAGTCAGCAGCAATCTTTGCTTTTCAATTTAAAAATTTGAGTGATGAAGCATTCGCAACGAAAGCGGCAATACGAAGATCCAATCTTAGCGTGTACTGCAAAGATGGCGCAGTCATCAACGGAGTTGAAGCCAAGTGGAAAATAGGTGAAGAACCTAGTAAAAACTGGAAATTAATTAGGGCAGAATACTGGGAAGACGATCAGTTTCATTTAGGTGACTTCGTCAAATTTTCAAAGTTTTTAGCTAATTCTGGTGGAGGTAAGAGCTCTTCAACTGTTAGCCCTCCTCAGAACGAAGGCGAACAAAATGAATAA
- the radC gene encoding RadC family protein, producing the protein MRIKPNQSYVFHEPITAHQILEKAAEILFDQYVSSDAFINPQATKDYLACKLGGHDREVFAVMMLDNQHQLIQFRELFYGTIDGASVYPREVVKAVLEVNAAAVIFAHNHPSGNSEPSQADKDITKRLSNALGLIDVRVLDHFVVGETSTSFAERGLL; encoded by the coding sequence ATGCGTATTAAACCTAACCAGTCGTATGTCTTTCATGAGCCTATAACTGCACACCAGATCTTAGAGAAGGCTGCGGAGATACTTTTCGATCAGTATGTCAGTAGTGATGCATTCATTAACCCACAAGCCACTAAAGACTATCTTGCCTGTAAGCTAGGAGGTCATGACAGAGAAGTTTTTGCTGTCATGATGCTAGATAACCAGCACCAGCTAATACAGTTTCGAGAACTGTTTTACGGCACCATTGATGGAGCCAGTGTGTATCCTCGTGAGGTTGTAAAGGCCGTACTTGAGGTTAACGCTGCTGCCGTAATCTTTGCTCACAATCACCCTTCTGGTAACTCTGAGCCATCACAAGCAGACAAAGACATCACCAAGAGACTTTCTAATGCTCTGGGACTAATCGATGTTCGGGTGCTGGACCATTTTGTAGTTGGTGAAACCTCAACATCATTTGCAGAGCGTGGATTGCTCTAA
- a CDS encoding tyrosine-type recombinase/integrase — translation MAEVHAVKSLDAIKLIGHLLEIRCSKQMSDIWCIGLNLALRISDLLSVKFSDIENDRLVLRESKTGKVANIVLNKKALEVIKRIRTEHPDHVYIFQSYRNRQSISKPPMPLSRRSVTKAFFMIGEEMKISLGTHSMRKTRGYHLYQNTKDIARVMKMLRHSSEGVTLRYIGITQDEIDKDFVDLEI, via the coding sequence ATGGCTGAAGTACATGCTGTTAAAAGTTTAGATGCCATTAAGCTTATAGGACACTTATTAGAAATCAGGTGTAGCAAGCAAATGTCAGATATTTGGTGCATAGGGTTAAATCTTGCCTTACGTATATCTGATTTACTCTCTGTCAAATTCAGTGATATTGAGAATGATCGCTTAGTTCTACGAGAGTCGAAAACTGGCAAAGTAGCCAACATTGTATTAAACAAGAAAGCACTGGAGGTAATTAAGCGTATACGTACTGAACACCCTGATCATGTTTATATATTTCAGTCTTATAGAAATAGACAGTCGATCAGTAAACCGCCAATGCCACTATCAAGGCGTTCTGTCACAAAGGCGTTTTTTATGATAGGGGAAGAAATGAAAATATCGCTAGGTACTCACTCAATGCGAAAAACGAGGGGCTACCACCTTTATCAAAATACCAAGGACATTGCCCGTGTCATGAAGATGTTACGTCATAGTTCTGAAGGGGTAACGTTAAGGTATATAGGAATAACTCAGGATGAAATAGATAAAGACTTTGTTGATTTGGAAATCTGA
- a CDS encoding ankyrin repeat domain-containing protein: protein MSTEYPYPNPFEILRLVLRAVDLKQSNKRLDELAGKRKFDPRELNDMIEQHVYQVLAKYMGPLASQVVKDCFNDFLDEYLYTVVARIPADGVNREEMLRVLAKGFLVEHIVALVVQLHEKISGPAPSFWFSNQGSTVKALLEWLRDKEPGWNKHISTLKKEHKDMVSAWARGDDLPSAYSISFLSDVGSSDESTDLDWQKTKALLLVSRAIDWVKRISLGGGIIDSARVSLWEANNKISIASEIYKIQSCIQHRLGPAQPLISELQHNLRRTVNKSNPDRYRHLIAEAQAMILSSEHLKSTQYWFDWHEARLQVFSGNIESANELYKSAFEDSLFRAGENQKFIIEEAMVVAASLPNPDRVFLKDLKWSLISFGYDIPSISNGKPSSKFSDTIEDWELKLWKSSFSVIFPKTGLFPGVEYTDSQAEKGPLLFTGKPEIKPDYRNPNRKIKVGESWKKSMPQLIWFLMNEDFEISKKLIHKGASVNVESDVGDTPILIALEIMNVTDVPYKSLDERFFELICEQSHTHEIINTRTQKKRLLPIISAVETGRPDIVKKVLELGADPNKRGDTDEQTALNVCIKRIGMIRNSEYYWQHQNAMDITPVVLDSVRRHSQGVCGFTLDHISSHMKNNRKDPLFSKRQSLINEQSTQHIMKHMKIESMLEIAKLLIAAGADVNAEHVSPVNGHTPLMLAAELDEADLFELMLTKGGDPEKFYVDPRTNKKINCWDISEYFGSTRTKNILRDIQRFFPSSSSSFIS from the coding sequence ATGTCCACAGAGTATCCTTATCCAAACCCATTCGAAATACTGCGCCTAGTATTACGAGCTGTAGATTTAAAACAATCTAATAAGCGGCTAGATGAGTTGGCAGGAAAAAGAAAATTTGATCCTAGAGAGCTCAACGACATGATTGAACAGCATGTTTATCAAGTGCTTGCTAAGTATATGGGCCCTCTAGCTTCACAAGTCGTAAAAGATTGTTTCAATGACTTCCTTGATGAATATTTATATACAGTGGTTGCACGAATTCCAGCAGATGGTGTCAACCGAGAAGAGATGCTTAGGGTCTTAGCAAAGGGGTTCTTAGTCGAGCATATTGTAGCTCTCGTAGTTCAACTGCATGAAAAGATTAGTGGACCGGCCCCCAGTTTTTGGTTTTCGAACCAGGGCAGTACTGTTAAAGCACTCCTGGAGTGGCTTCGTGATAAAGAACCAGGCTGGAATAAACATATTTCTACCTTAAAAAAAGAGCATAAGGATATGGTTTCTGCCTGGGCTCGAGGTGATGACCTTCCCTCAGCATATTCCATCTCATTTCTAAGTGATGTAGGTTCTTCTGATGAGTCTACCGACTTGGACTGGCAGAAAACTAAAGCCTTGCTGCTTGTTTCAAGGGCAATTGACTGGGTTAAGAGGATCTCTTTAGGGGGAGGAATTATTGATTCAGCTCGGGTCTCGTTGTGGGAAGCGAACAATAAGATATCTATAGCGTCAGAGATTTATAAAATTCAAAGTTGTATCCAGCATAGGTTGGGACCTGCACAACCATTAATTTCAGAACTTCAGCATAATTTGCGGCGTACAGTAAATAAAAGTAATCCGGACCGATATCGACACCTTATTGCAGAAGCCCAAGCCATGATTTTAAGCTCTGAACACTTGAAGTCGACTCAGTATTGGTTCGACTGGCATGAGGCTCGTTTGCAGGTTTTCTCTGGTAATATTGAGAGTGCTAATGAGTTATACAAGTCTGCATTTGAAGACTCGCTTTTCCGTGCCGGTGAAAACCAAAAATTTATAATTGAAGAAGCTATGGTAGTTGCAGCCAGCCTACCAAATCCGGATAGAGTATTTCTTAAGGATCTTAAATGGTCGCTCATCAGTTTTGGTTATGACATACCATCAATTTCTAATGGTAAGCCATCCTCTAAATTCTCTGACACAATAGAGGATTGGGAGCTAAAACTATGGAAAAGTAGCTTTAGTGTTATTTTCCCAAAGACTGGCTTATTTCCAGGGGTTGAATATACAGACTCACAAGCAGAGAAAGGACCTTTGTTGTTTACAGGTAAGCCAGAAATAAAACCTGATTACCGAAATCCCAATCGAAAAATTAAGGTTGGTGAGTCATGGAAGAAAAGCATGCCTCAACTTATCTGGTTCCTAATGAACGAGGACTTCGAAATATCAAAGAAACTCATACATAAAGGCGCCAGCGTCAATGTGGAATCAGACGTAGGTGACACGCCGATATTGATTGCTCTTGAGATAATGAATGTAACTGATGTTCCTTACAAGTCGTTGGATGAACGCTTTTTTGAACTAATTTGTGAGCAAAGCCATACACATGAAATAATAAATACCCGCACACAGAAGAAAAGACTGCTACCGATTATTTCAGCTGTTGAGACTGGTCGGCCTGATATCGTAAAGAAAGTCTTAGAGTTAGGAGCCGACCCAAACAAGCGTGGCGACACAGACGAGCAAACAGCTTTAAATGTTTGTATTAAGCGAATAGGGATGATAAGAAATTCTGAATATTATTGGCAACACCAGAATGCTATGGATATTACGCCAGTAGTTTTAGATTCAGTAAGAAGGCATAGCCAAGGGGTGTGTGGATTTACCTTAGATCATATAAGTAGCCATATGAAAAACAATAGAAAAGACCCTCTATTTAGTAAACGTCAATCTTTAATTAACGAACAATCAACTCAGCACATCATGAAGCATATGAAAATTGAGTCGATGTTAGAGATTGCAAAGTTATTAATAGCTGCTGGAGCTGATGTTAATGCAGAGCATGTAAGTCCAGTAAATGGTCATACCCCTCTAATGCTTGCGGCTGAATTAGATGAGGCTGATCTATTTGAGCTAATGTTAACAAAGGGTGGTGATCCAGAGAAATTCTATGTTGATCCTAGAACAAACAAAAAAATAAATTGCTGGGACATTTCAGAATACTTTGGATCAACGCGGACTAAAAATATATTGCGAGATATACAGCGGTTCTTTCCGTCATCTTCGAGCTCATTTATAAGCTAA